TCGCGGCGGGGGACGGCCTGCTCACCGCGGAGGAACTGGACGAGCGTCTGGAGTACGCCCTGTCGGCGCGAACAGTGGGCGAACTCGCCGTACTCACCGCCGACTTGCCGGCCGCTTCGAGCGGCGCCGGCGGTACCGGCGCAGCCGCCGAGGCCAAGGACGTCGTCCGGATCGAGCAGGTGTTCAGCGGTCCGGTCGAGCGGGTGGGCCGCTGGGTGCTGCCCAGGCGGCTGGAACTCGCCGTGAGCTGGTGCGACGTGACGCTCGACCTCACCGAGGCGGTGATCACTCAGGACACCCTGCGGATCGACGTGGCCATGGCGGGGAAGAAGCTGACACTGGTCACGAGGCCGGGCGTCGAGGTCGATGTCGACGGCCTGTCGCTGGCCCACTGCAGGCTCAGCCACCGCCGCGCGCGAACCGCCCCGGAGACACCGACCGTGCTGAGGGTGGAGCTGGTCGGACAGAAGGCCCACGGCAAGGTCGTGGTGCGGCCCGCGCGCCGGACGCTCGGGCAGTGGCTGCTCCGCGTGCCCGCGTCTCCGTCCGCAGGCGCCTGACGCCTCCCGGGACCGACGGCCGCCCTCCATGGCGCAGCATCCGGAGTGCGGGTTCCCTCGTACGGGATTCACCTCAATGGCTCACTCCGGTGCCGGGTACCGGACCGTCGCCTCCCCGGCCTCCGCCGCCTCCGCTCCTCGCACGATCGCTTCCCTGATCCGCCGCCCGATCCGCGGCACGTCGGGCCGCGTGCCGCGCAGCACCCCGTTCTCGGCCATCAGGGCGTGGA
The DNA window shown above is from Streptomyces sp. NBC_00247 and carries:
- a CDS encoding DUF1707 SHOCT-like domain-containing protein, whose translation is MPGEISPVPPTGKHPGPSPSPELRASHADRDRVVDMLTVAAGDGLLTAEELDERLEYALSARTVGELAVLTADLPAASSGAGGTGAAAEAKDVVRIEQVFSGPVERVGRWVLPRRLELAVSWCDVTLDLTEAVITQDTLRIDVAMAGKKLTLVTRPGVEVDVDGLSLAHCRLSHRRARTAPETPTVLRVELVGQKAHGKVVVRPARRTLGQWLLRVPASPSAGA